The Streptomyces avermitilis MA-4680 = NBRC 14893 genome contains a region encoding:
- a CDS encoding nitronate monooxygenase — MSSALTDLFPHPIVQAPMAGGVSVPQLAAAVSEAGGLGFLAAGYKTADGMYQEIKQLRGLTGRPFGVNLFMPQPEQADPAAVEVYANQLAGEASWYETELGDPDSGRDDGYDAKLAVLLDNPVPVASFHFGCPARDVLEALARAGTFTLVTATTVDEALAVQRAGAGAVIVQGVEAGGHQGTHRDNPEADGAGIGLLSLLAQVREAVTLPIVAAGGIMRGSQIAAVLAAGASAAQLGTAFVATPESGANALHKQALTNPLFVRTELTRAFSGRPARGLVNRFMREHGPYAPAAYPEVHHLTSPLRKAAAKAGDAQGMALWAGQGHRMARELPAGQLVRTLADEVEAAKTALSGGGAR; from the coding sequence ATGTCCTCCGCGCTGACCGATCTCTTCCCACATCCGATCGTGCAGGCCCCCATGGCGGGCGGCGTCTCCGTGCCGCAGCTCGCCGCCGCCGTGTCCGAGGCCGGCGGGCTCGGGTTCCTCGCCGCCGGGTACAAGACCGCCGACGGCATGTACCAGGAGATCAAGCAGCTACGCGGGCTGACCGGCCGCCCCTTCGGCGTGAACCTCTTCATGCCGCAGCCCGAGCAGGCGGACCCCGCCGCCGTCGAGGTCTACGCCAACCAGCTCGCCGGCGAGGCGTCCTGGTACGAGACCGAGCTCGGCGATCCCGACAGCGGCCGCGACGACGGCTACGACGCCAAGCTCGCCGTCCTCCTCGACAACCCGGTGCCGGTCGCCTCCTTCCACTTCGGCTGCCCCGCCCGCGACGTCCTGGAGGCCCTCGCCCGCGCGGGAACCTTCACCCTGGTCACCGCGACCACCGTCGACGAGGCCCTCGCCGTGCAGCGCGCGGGCGCCGGCGCGGTGATCGTCCAGGGCGTGGAGGCCGGCGGCCACCAGGGCACCCACCGCGACAACCCGGAGGCGGACGGGGCGGGGATCGGCCTCCTCTCGCTCCTCGCGCAGGTCCGCGAGGCCGTGACGCTCCCGATCGTCGCCGCCGGCGGCATCATGCGGGGCAGCCAGATCGCCGCCGTCCTCGCGGCCGGCGCGAGCGCCGCCCAGCTCGGCACGGCGTTCGTCGCCACGCCCGAGTCCGGCGCCAACGCCCTGCACAAGCAGGCGCTGACCAACCCGCTCTTCGTCCGCACGGAGCTGACCCGCGCGTTCTCCGGGCGTCCGGCGCGCGGCCTGGTCAACCGCTTCATGCGCGAGCACGGGCCGTACGCGCCCGCCGCCTACCCCGAGGTCCACCACCTCACCTCGCCGCTGCGCAAGGCGGCGGCCAAGGCGGGCGACGCGCAGGGCATGGCGCTGTGGGCCGGCCAGGGCCACCGCATGGCCCGCGAACTGCCCGCCGGACAGCTGGTGCGGACCCTGGCCGACGAGGTCGAGGCCGCGAAGACAGCGTTGTCGGGCGGTGGCGCGCGATGA
- a CDS encoding histidine triad nucleotide-binding protein: MAGEPQDDCLFCKIVAGHIPATLVRETETTVAFRDINPQAPTHVLVIPKVHHPDAAALAAAEPAIAADVLREAGEVARDEKLESYRVVFNTGSGAGQTVFHAHAHVIGGRGMQWPPG; the protein is encoded by the coding sequence ATGGCGGGAGAGCCGCAGGACGACTGCCTGTTCTGCAAGATCGTCGCGGGGCACATTCCGGCGACCCTCGTGAGGGAGACGGAGACCACCGTCGCCTTCCGCGACATAAACCCCCAGGCACCGACCCACGTGCTGGTCATCCCCAAGGTGCACCACCCCGACGCCGCCGCCCTCGCCGCCGCCGAACCGGCGATCGCCGCCGATGTGCTCCGCGAGGCCGGCGAGGTCGCCCGGGACGAGAAGCTCGAGAGCTACCGGGTCGTCTTCAACACCGGCAGCGGCGCCGGACAGACCGTCTTCCACGCCCACGCCCACGTCATCGGCGGGCGCGGCATGCAGTGGCCGCCCGGGTAA
- a CDS encoding 16S rRNA (uracil(1498)-N(3))-methyltransferase has translation MTAPVFVVEHFNAGGGGHYVLDGAEGRHAVSVKRLRPGEDVVLTDGAGRWADCVVLGTEGKDRLIVQMDSVTEEPPEEPRITVVQALPKGDRGELAVETMTETGVDAIVPWAAARCITQWKGDRGQKALAKWRSTAREAGKQSRRVRFPEVAGAMTSKQVAALLATADLAAVLHEDTEHGTEPFATAQLPTSGSIVLVVGPEGGISPEEIELFTGVGAKTFHLGRTVLRTSTAGTVATALLLARTGRWS, from the coding sequence ATGACCGCACCGGTGTTCGTGGTCGAGCATTTCAACGCGGGCGGTGGCGGACACTACGTGCTCGACGGCGCCGAAGGACGGCACGCCGTCTCCGTGAAGCGGCTGCGGCCCGGTGAGGACGTCGTCCTCACGGACGGGGCCGGACGGTGGGCGGACTGCGTGGTGCTCGGCACCGAGGGCAAGGACCGGCTGATCGTCCAGATGGACTCGGTGACCGAGGAGCCGCCGGAGGAGCCGCGCATCACCGTCGTCCAGGCCCTGCCCAAGGGCGACCGGGGCGAACTGGCCGTCGAGACCATGACCGAGACCGGCGTCGACGCGATCGTCCCGTGGGCGGCCGCCCGCTGCATCACGCAGTGGAAGGGCGACCGGGGCCAGAAGGCGCTCGCCAAATGGCGGTCGACGGCGCGCGAGGCCGGCAAGCAGTCCCGCCGGGTCCGCTTCCCCGAGGTCGCGGGCGCGATGACGAGCAAGCAGGTCGCCGCACTTCTCGCCACGGCGGATCTGGCGGCGGTGCTGCACGAGGACACGGAGCACGGCACCGAGCCGTTCGCGACGGCCCAACTGCCCACGTCCGGGTCGATCGTGCTGGTGGTCGGCCCCGAGGGCGGGATCTCTCCCGAGGAGATCGAACTCTTCACCGGGGTGGGCGCGAAGACGTTCCACCTGGGGCGCACCGTGCTGCGCACATCGACCGCCGGGACCGTGGCGACGGCGCTGCTGCTCGCCCGTACGGGCCGCTGGTCCTGA
- a CDS encoding S41 family peptidase yields MTQPASPAYLRFPHLHGELVAFTAEDDVWVAPLDGGRAWRVSADNVPVTHPRISPDGTTVAWTSTRDGAPEVHIAPVDGGPARRLTHWGSSRTQVRGWTPAGQVLAISTVGQASLRRSWARAVPLDGGPATTLPYGPVGDVSYGGPGVLLLSAPMGREAAWWKRYRGGTAGKLWIDRDAEGEEAGEFVRLHADLDGNIEYPSWVGERVAFLSDHEGVGALYSSLADGSDLRRHTPIDGFYARHAATDGTRVVYSSAGELWLLDDLDGAEPRRLDIRLGGQRADLQPHPVSAARWFGAAAPDHTGRGSAISVRGAVHWVTHRSGPARALAAEHGVRARLPRTFRVDGEEHVVWVTDAEGEDALEFAPATGAAPGAIPRRLAAGQLGRVVGLAMAPDGSRAAVASHDGRVLLVEQETGEVREVDRSEDGDVTGLVFSPDSAWLAWSHPGPRPLRQLKLANTADLSVTEATPLRFRDYAPAFTLDGKHLAFLSARSFDPVYDEHVFDLAFVGGSRPHLITLAATTPSPFGPQRHGRPFDAPDKDETPDSEGAPSTRIDLDGLGDRIVPFPVEAARYSGLRAAKDGVLWLRHPVRGVLGASRATPDDPDPKTELERYDLAQQRIEHLAADADHLAVSGDGKRVLLWTDGKLKVVPSDRRASNDDESDTNITVDLSRVRQTVDPAAEWRQMYDEAGRLMRDNFWRPDLAGVDWEGVLARYRPVLERVATHDDLVDLLWEVQGELGTSHAYVSPAGGGWAGDRQQGLLGADISRHEDGSWRVDRVLPSETSDPDARAPLAAPGVAVRAGDAVIAVGGRPVDPVTGPGPLLVGTAGKPVELTISPSGGGDPRHAVVVPIADEEPLRYHAWVADRRAYVHEKSGGRLGYLHVPDMVGSGWAQLHRDLRIEVARQGLVVDVRENRGGHTSQLVVEKLARRIVGWDLPRGMRPYSYPEDAPRGPVVAVANEFSGSDGDIVNAAIKALGIGPVVGTRTWGGVVGIDSRYRLVDGTLVTQPKYAFWLEGYGWGVENHGVDPDVEVVQTPQDHAAGRDVQLDEAIRIALAALEENPAKTAPSLPES; encoded by the coding sequence GTGACACAGCCCGCATCGCCCGCGTATCTCCGGTTCCCGCACCTCCATGGCGAGTTGGTCGCCTTCACCGCCGAGGACGACGTGTGGGTCGCCCCCCTCGACGGCGGCAGAGCCTGGCGGGTGAGCGCCGACAACGTTCCGGTGACCCACCCCCGTATCTCCCCCGACGGCACGACCGTCGCCTGGACCTCCACCCGCGACGGCGCCCCCGAGGTGCACATCGCCCCGGTCGACGGCGGCCCCGCCCGACGCCTCACCCACTGGGGCAGTTCGAGGACCCAGGTGCGCGGCTGGACCCCAGCGGGACAGGTGCTCGCCATCAGCACGGTCGGGCAGGCCTCACTGCGCCGCAGCTGGGCCCGCGCCGTCCCGCTCGACGGCGGCCCCGCGACCACCCTGCCGTACGGGCCCGTCGGCGACGTCTCGTACGGCGGCCCCGGCGTCCTCCTGCTGTCCGCTCCCATGGGGCGCGAGGCGGCCTGGTGGAAGCGCTACCGCGGCGGTACGGCGGGCAAGCTGTGGATCGACCGGGACGCCGAGGGGGAAGAGGCCGGCGAGTTCGTACGCCTCCACGCGGACCTGGACGGGAACATCGAGTACCCGTCCTGGGTGGGAGAGCGCGTCGCGTTCCTCTCCGACCACGAAGGCGTCGGGGCGCTGTACTCCTCCCTCGCGGACGGCTCGGACCTGCGCCGGCACACCCCGATCGACGGCTTCTACGCCCGGCACGCGGCCACCGACGGCACCCGCGTCGTCTACTCCTCGGCCGGTGAGCTGTGGCTCCTCGACGACCTCGACGGGGCCGAGCCGCGACGCCTCGACATCCGGCTCGGCGGACAGCGCGCCGACCTCCAGCCGCACCCCGTGAGCGCGGCCCGCTGGTTCGGGGCCGCCGCGCCCGACCACACCGGACGCGGCAGCGCGATCTCCGTCCGCGGCGCCGTCCACTGGGTCACCCACCGCTCCGGGCCCGCCCGCGCCCTCGCCGCCGAACACGGCGTACGCGCCCGGCTGCCGCGCACCTTCCGCGTGGACGGCGAGGAGCACGTGGTGTGGGTGACGGACGCCGAGGGCGAGGACGCCCTGGAGTTCGCCCCGGCGACCGGTGCCGCGCCCGGCGCCATCCCGCGCCGGCTCGCCGCCGGGCAGCTCGGCCGTGTCGTCGGGCTCGCGATGGCCCCCGACGGCAGCCGGGCCGCCGTCGCCTCGCACGACGGGCGGGTGCTGCTCGTCGAACAGGAGACCGGAGAGGTGCGGGAGGTCGACCGCAGCGAGGACGGGGACGTCACCGGCCTCGTCTTCTCACCCGACTCGGCGTGGCTGGCCTGGTCGCACCCCGGTCCGCGACCGCTGCGCCAGCTCAAGCTCGCCAACACCGCCGACCTGTCGGTGACCGAGGCGACGCCGCTGCGGTTCCGGGACTACGCGCCCGCGTTCACGCTCGACGGCAAGCACCTCGCCTTCCTGTCGGCACGCTCCTTCGACCCGGTCTACGACGAGCACGTCTTCGACCTCGCCTTCGTCGGCGGCTCGCGCCCGCATCTGATCACCCTCGCCGCCACCACCCCGTCCCCCTTCGGGCCGCAGCGGCACGGACGCCCCTTCGACGCGCCCGACAAGGACGAGACGCCCGACAGCGAAGGCGCCCCGAGCACCCGGATCGACCTGGACGGGCTCGGCGACCGCATCGTGCCGTTCCCCGTCGAGGCCGCCCGCTACTCGGGCCTGCGGGCCGCCAAGGACGGCGTGCTGTGGCTGCGCCACCCGGTACGCGGAGTGCTGGGCGCCTCCCGCGCCACCCCGGACGACCCGGACCCGAAGACCGAACTCGAACGCTACGACCTCGCCCAGCAGCGCATCGAGCACCTCGCCGCGGACGCCGACCACCTCGCGGTCAGCGGCGACGGCAAACGGGTCCTGCTGTGGACCGACGGCAAGCTCAAGGTCGTACCCAGCGACCGCCGCGCCTCGAACGACGACGAGAGCGACACCAACATCACGGTGGACCTGTCCCGGGTACGGCAGACCGTCGACCCGGCCGCCGAGTGGCGGCAGATGTACGACGAGGCGGGCCGCCTCATGCGGGACAACTTCTGGCGGCCCGACCTGGCCGGGGTCGACTGGGAGGGCGTACTGGCACGCTACCGGCCGGTCCTCGAACGGGTCGCGACACACGACGACCTGGTCGATCTGCTCTGGGAGGTACAGGGCGAGCTCGGCACCTCGCACGCCTATGTCTCCCCCGCGGGCGGAGGCTGGGCCGGCGACCGGCAGCAGGGGCTGCTCGGGGCGGACATCTCCCGGCACGAGGACGGGAGCTGGCGCGTCGACCGGGTGCTGCCCTCGGAGACCTCCGACCCCGACGCCCGCGCCCCGCTGGCCGCGCCGGGCGTCGCGGTGCGGGCCGGGGACGCGGTCATCGCCGTCGGCGGGCGGCCGGTCGACCCCGTGACCGGGCCGGGGCCGCTGCTCGTCGGGACGGCGGGCAAGCCGGTCGAGCTGACGATCTCGCCGTCCGGCGGCGGGGATCCGCGGCACGCGGTCGTGGTGCCCATCGCGGACGAGGAGCCGCTGCGGTACCACGCGTGGGTCGCCGACCGGCGGGCGTACGTCCACGAGAAGTCCGGCGGACGGCTCGGGTACCTGCACGTGCCCGACATGGTCGGCTCCGGATGGGCGCAGCTCCACCGCGACCTGCGCATCGAAGTCGCCCGGCAGGGACTGGTCGTGGACGTCCGCGAGAACCGCGGCGGCCACACCTCCCAGCTGGTCGTCGAGAAGCTGGCGCGCCGGATCGTGGGGTGGGACCTGCCGCGCGGGATGCGGCCGTACAGCTACCCCGAGGACGCGCCGCGCGGACCGGTCGTCGCCGTCGCCAACGAGTTCTCCGGATCCGACGGCGACATCGTCAACGCGGCGATCAAGGCCCTGGGGATCGGACCCGTGGTCGGCACGCGGACGTGGGGCGGCGTGGTCGGGATCGACAGCCGGTACCGGCTGGTCGACGGGACGCTGGTCACCCAGCCCAAGTACGCGTTCTGGCTGGAGGGTTACGGCTGGGGCGTGGAGAACCACGGCGTCGACCCGGACGTCGAGGTCGTCCAGACCCCGCAGGACCACGCGGCCGGCCGGGACGTCCAGCTCGACGAGGCGATCCGGATCGCCCTGGCCGCCCTCGAGGAGAACCCGGCGAAGACGGCCCCGTCGTTGCCGGAGTCGTAG
- the dnaJ gene encoding molecular chaperone DnaJ codes for MATDYYAVLGVRRDASQDEIKKAFRRLARELHPDVNPDPKTQERFKEINAAYEVLSDPQKKQVYDLGGDPLSQSGGGGAGGFGAGGFGNFSDIMDAFFGTASQRGPRSRTRRGQDAMIRVEIELDEAAFGTTKDIQVETAVVCTTCSGEGAAPGTSAQTCDMCRGRGEVSQVTRSFLGQVMTSRPCPQCQGFGTVVPTPCPECAGDGRVRSRRTLTVKIPAGVDNGTRIQLAGEGEVGPGGGPAGDLYVEIHELPHQTFQRRGDDLHCTVTIPMTAAALGTKVPLETLDGMEEVDIRPGTQSGQSIPLHGRGITHLRGGGRGDLIVHVEVTTPTKMDPEQERLLRELAKLRGEERPTGQFQPGQQGLFSRLKDAFNGR; via the coding sequence GTGGCCACGGACTACTACGCCGTACTCGGCGTGCGCCGCGACGCGTCTCAGGACGAGATCAAGAAGGCATTCCGGCGGCTCGCTCGCGAGCTGCACCCGGATGTCAATCCCGATCCGAAGACGCAGGAGCGCTTCAAGGAGATCAACGCCGCCTACGAGGTGTTGTCGGACCCGCAGAAGAAGCAGGTCTACGACCTCGGCGGTGACCCGCTCTCGCAGAGCGGCGGCGGAGGCGCGGGCGGCTTCGGCGCCGGTGGCTTCGGCAACTTCTCCGACATCATGGACGCGTTCTTCGGCACGGCGTCGCAGCGCGGACCGCGCTCGCGCACCCGCCGGGGCCAGGACGCCATGATCCGGGTGGAGATCGAGCTCGACGAGGCGGCCTTCGGCACGACGAAGGACATCCAGGTCGAGACGGCCGTCGTCTGTACGACGTGCAGCGGCGAGGGTGCCGCCCCGGGGACGAGCGCGCAGACCTGTGACATGTGCCGCGGCCGCGGTGAGGTCTCGCAGGTGACGCGGTCCTTCCTGGGCCAGGTCATGACGTCCCGCCCCTGCCCCCAGTGCCAGGGCTTCGGCACGGTCGTTCCGACGCCGTGCCCGGAGTGCGCGGGCGACGGCCGGGTGCGTTCCCGCCGGACCCTGACCGTGAAGATCCCGGCCGGTGTCGACAACGGCACACGGATCCAGCTCGCGGGCGAGGGCGAGGTCGGCCCCGGCGGCGGTCCGGCCGGTGATCTGTACGTCGAGATCCACGAGCTGCCGCACCAGACCTTCCAGCGGCGCGGCGACGACCTGCACTGCACGGTCACGATCCCGATGACGGCGGCGGCCCTCGGCACGAAGGTCCCGCTGGAGACGCTGGACGGCATGGAGGAGGTCGACATCCGCCCGGGCACGCAGTCCGGTCAGTCGATCCCGCTGCACGGCCGGGGCATCACGCATCTGCGGGGCGGCGGCCGGGGCGATCTGATCGTCCACGTCGAGGTCACCACGCCGACGAAGATGGACCCCGAGCAGGAGCGCCTGCTGCGTGAACTGGCCAAGCTGCGTGGCGAGGAGCGGCCCACGGGGCAGTTCCAGCCGGGGCAGCAGGGACTGTTCTCGCGGCTGAAGGACGCGTTCAACGGCCGCTGA